A genomic window from Lactobacillus sp. ESL0677 includes:
- a CDS encoding serine hydrolase domain-containing protein, which translates to MDNEKINNFAEKVIKEFHLPSLGVGIYQHGEDFSHVYGDAKEDSLYPLASISKTFLATAICQLADAGKINLDEPLKKSWLDFKMVDKYVEEHLTWRDALSHQSGLPAHDLMRFTNMNEHDLSLREKAEHVGYLKPTHELRQKMQYSNLIFAVTTYVMEQVIDEDYGTYEREHLLKPLGMNDTYINHHEAPFAKITKPYIRDKDVTKEVPFIAPGKVGGASSMIATISNLLTWAKFQLQTQKTTKNEVTAQRYLPQSIMLPNRAYGGANFAAYGLGMMMEDYHGHKYFYHSGSYIGYCSFLGFVPDLDLAFVFTTNMDSTDAIFALAYQTIDAALSINTVDWTTKVSKIMTAKIANKEKKLNAVKGTIWNHVKADTAQLGDYHNPGYGLVTLSAEDDNLMVTLGKWRYPVMINNQGNMFIEERLYEHELLPITLGNNVLTILTEPALKLPTEFEKV; encoded by the coding sequence ATGGATAATGAAAAAATTAATAATTTTGCTGAAAAAGTAATTAAAGAATTTCACTTACCAAGTTTAGGTGTGGGCATTTATCAACATGGTGAAGACTTTAGTCATGTATACGGCGACGCAAAAGAAGACAGCTTGTACCCACTAGCATCAATTTCGAAAACATTTTTAGCAACAGCAATTTGTCAGCTTGCAGATGCAGGTAAGATAAATTTGGACGAGCCTTTAAAAAAGTCTTGGCTAGATTTTAAAATGGTTGATAAATATGTTGAAGAACATCTGACTTGGCGAGATGCATTAAGTCATCAAAGTGGCTTGCCAGCACATGACTTAATGCGTTTTACCAATATGAACGAGCACGACTTATCCTTAAGAGAAAAAGCAGAACATGTTGGTTATTTAAAGCCTACTCATGAATTGAGACAAAAAATGCAATATAGCAATTTAATTTTTGCAGTAACAACCTATGTAATGGAACAAGTTATTGATGAAGATTATGGTACGTATGAACGTGAGCATTTGCTTAAGCCACTTGGAATGAACGATACTTACATTAATCATCATGAAGCACCATTTGCTAAAATCACCAAACCATATATTAGAGATAAAGATGTGACAAAAGAAGTACCATTTATTGCACCAGGCAAGGTTGGCGGTGCTAGCAGCATGATAGCTACCATTTCTAACCTACTTACTTGGGCAAAATTTCAACTGCAAACGCAAAAAACAACTAAAAACGAAGTCACAGCCCAGCGTTATTTACCACAATCAATTATGTTACCCAACCGTGCTTATGGTGGTGCCAACTTCGCTGCCTATGGTTTAGGAATGATGATGGAAGATTATCATGGGCACAAGTATTTTTATCATAGTGGTTCATACATTGGCTATTGTTCATTCTTGGGATTTGTACCAGACCTTGACTTAGCTTTTGTATTTACAACCAATATGGATTCTACAGATGCAATTTTTGCATTAGCGTACCAAACAATTGACGCTGCATTAAGTATCAACACAGTTGATTGGACGACTAAAGTATCAAAGATAATGACAGCCAAGATTGCAAATAAAGAAAAGAAACTTAATGCTGTGAAAGGAACTATATGGAATCATGTTAAAGCAGATACTGCCCAATTAGGTGATTATCATAATCCAGGATATGGATTAGTTACTTTGAGCGCTGAAGATGACAATTTGATGGTTACTTTAGGCAAATGGCGTTATCCTGTGATGATCAATAATCAAGGTAATATGTTTATTGAAGAACGATTATACGAGCATGAACTTTTACCAATTACATTGGGCAATAATGTTCTGACAATTTTAACCGAGCCAGCATTAAAGCTGCCAACAGAGTTTGAAAAGGTATAG
- a CDS encoding oligopeptide ABC transporter substrate-binding protein: MSKQNVFKSIGIISLSGLVLAGCGKNNAGNDETKTASKFPMSTPQKASKQGGTVKIGLETDTPFAGIFSQELSSDDIDSQVAAPGLETLFDSDDHYKVTDKGPATLKLDVKKKTATITIKKGVKWSDGKQVVAKDYEYAYEILANKAANCPRYSSQFEILNGLKAYHDGEAKTISGIEMPDGDNGRTIIMHFKELNPSMFNTGNRYLWDVAEPYHYLKDIPFSKLKSSDKIRKEPLFFGAFRIDKIVRGQSVTWTPNKYYWRGTPKLDKIVISVVSPNSASQAIKSHKFDVMQVINTQWNQVKDTKKINFIAQIPLSYHYLAFKVGKWDNQASKNIENPKAKMNNKALRQAIGYAMNVDAVDKRYTYGLTFRVPTLIPSQFGDYFDKNAKGYSYNLKKANSILDKAGYKKKGKWRRQPNGQPLTINIAAMSGDSTQEPIIQNYIQQWHKIGLNVQLASGRLIEHNSFYDKLQHDDPGIDMFIGGWSMPSEPSPQTYYSETAPFNMSRFVTAKNNKLMTEINSSKAFNHKYRVQEFHEWQEYMNDEAYVIPIDNSYQITAVNDKLTGYSLKPSHTNNYQPLWYKVGYIK, encoded by the coding sequence ATGAGCAAACAAAATGTATTTAAATCTATCGGAATTATAAGTCTTTCTGGTCTTGTCCTAGCGGGATGTGGCAAGAACAATGCCGGCAATGATGAAACCAAAACAGCATCTAAGTTCCCAATGTCAACTCCACAAAAAGCTAGCAAGCAGGGCGGCACAGTAAAGATAGGTCTTGAAACAGACACACCTTTTGCCGGAATATTTTCACAAGAATTATCTTCTGATGATATTGACTCCCAAGTTGCAGCTCCAGGTCTTGAAACACTATTTGATAGCGACGACCATTACAAAGTTACTGACAAGGGACCAGCTACTCTTAAATTAGATGTAAAAAAGAAAACGGCTACTATAACTATTAAAAAGGGAGTCAAATGGTCTGATGGTAAGCAAGTTGTCGCTAAAGACTATGAATATGCTTATGAAATTTTAGCTAATAAGGCTGCCAATTGTCCAAGATACAGTAGTCAGTTCGAGATTCTTAATGGGCTTAAAGCCTATCATGATGGTGAAGCCAAGACTATTTCAGGAATTGAAATGCCTGATGGTGATAATGGTAGAACTATTATTATGCACTTCAAGGAACTCAATCCTAGCATGTTCAATACTGGAAATCGCTATTTATGGGATGTGGCTGAACCGTATCACTATTTAAAGGATATACCTTTCTCCAAATTAAAATCTTCTGATAAAATTAGAAAAGAGCCATTGTTCTTTGGTGCTTTCAGAATTGATAAAATCGTCCGCGGTCAATCTGTTACTTGGACACCTAATAAGTACTACTGGCGCGGCACGCCAAAATTAGATAAAATTGTCATTTCCGTGGTTTCCCCTAATTCTGCTTCACAAGCAATTAAAAGCCATAAATTTGACGTAATGCAGGTCATTAACACCCAATGGAACCAAGTTAAAGACACCAAAAAAATTAATTTCATTGCTCAAATCCCTTTGAGCTATCACTACTTGGCCTTTAAAGTAGGTAAATGGGACAATCAGGCAAGTAAAAACATTGAAAATCCTAAAGCAAAAATGAATAACAAGGCATTGCGCCAAGCTATTGGTTATGCAATGAATGTTGATGCGGTTGATAAACGTTATACTTATGGCTTAACTTTTAGAGTTCCAACCTTGATTCCATCGCAATTCGGTGATTACTTTGATAAAAATGCTAAGGGCTATTCTTATAATTTGAAAAAGGCTAACAGCATTTTAGATAAAGCTGGATATAAAAAGAAGGGCAAGTGGCGCAGGCAACCTAATGGCCAACCATTGACTATTAATATTGCGGCCATGAGTGGTGACTCAACCCAAGAACCTATTATTCAAAATTATATTCAACAATGGCATAAAATTGGTTTAAATGTCCAATTAGCATCAGGACGTTTAATTGAGCACAACTCGTTTTATGATAAACTTCAACACGATGATCCGGGAATTGATATGTTTATTGGTGGCTGGTCTATGCCATCAGAACCGTCACCGCAAACTTATTATAGTGAAACTGCGCCATTTAATATGTCTAGATTTGTGACTGCCAAAAACAATAAATTGATGACAGAAATTAATTCTTCAAAGGCTTTTAATCACAAATATCGGGTGCAAGAGTTCCATGAATGGCAAGAATACATGAATGATGAAGCTTATGTCATTCCAATTGATAATTCTTACCAAATTACCGCAGTTAATGACAAGTTGACGGGCTACTCATTAAAGCCGTCACACACAAATAACTACCAGCCGTTGTGGTACAAGGTAGGATATATCAAATAA